From Cellulosimicrobium cellulans, the proteins below share one genomic window:
- a CDS encoding GNAT family N-acetyltransferase produces the protein MSLFRETADVSVRPAVPGDDVAMTAIQVGAWRSSHEEVLGEDVLDALDTVRMHEQWAAAISSPPGPGFGVLVACAGADVVGFAAVAPGQVLALEVEPRHQRGGHGSRLLAAAVDRLRRDGAEEVATWVLDGDTARETFLAGAGLGPDGRTRTLATGVRDVVERRWAAEI, from the coding sequence GTGAGCCTCTTCCGCGAGACAGCCGACGTCTCGGTCCGCCCTGCCGTCCCCGGCGACGACGTCGCGATGACCGCGATCCAGGTGGGCGCGTGGCGCTCGTCGCACGAGGAGGTCCTCGGCGAGGACGTGCTCGACGCCCTCGACACCGTGCGGATGCACGAGCAGTGGGCCGCCGCGATCTCCTCGCCCCCCGGCCCGGGCTTCGGCGTGCTCGTCGCGTGCGCCGGGGCCGACGTCGTCGGGTTCGCCGCCGTGGCCCCCGGCCAGGTCCTCGCGCTCGAGGTCGAGCCGCGCCACCAGCGCGGCGGGCACGGGTCGCGGCTGCTCGCCGCGGCGGTCGACCGGCTGCGCCGCGACGGCGCGGAGGAGGTCGCCACGTGGGTGCTCGACGGCGACACCGCGCGCGAGACGTTCCTCGCCGGGGCCGGGCTCGGTCCTGACGGGCGGACGCGCACCCTCGCGACCGGGGTCCGGGACGTCGTCGAGCGCCGTTGGGCCGCCGAGATCTGA
- a CDS encoding Imm51 family immunity protein: MTNAEDFAPLDPVRLVTLSQGWSIIYSPGGPEWHQHKGALERHGVEGSGYDFSGALQAALTDDEPSVLDAVGFDPEGGMVSVYGSDLGALHAAARHLHRLVTDERALDAALARSVELGLDD, translated from the coding sequence ATGACGAACGCCGAGGACTTCGCCCCGCTCGACCCCGTCCGCCTCGTGACCCTGTCGCAGGGGTGGAGCATCATCTACTCGCCCGGCGGCCCGGAGTGGCACCAGCACAAGGGTGCCCTCGAGCGGCACGGCGTCGAGGGCTCCGGGTACGACTTCTCCGGCGCGCTCCAGGCCGCGCTCACCGACGACGAGCCGAGCGTCCTCGACGCGGTCGGGTTCGACCCCGAGGGCGGCATGGTGAGCGTGTACGGGTCGGACCTCGGTGCCCTGCACGCCGCGGCACGGCACCTGCACCGCCTGGTCACCGACGAGCGGGCGCTCGACGCCGCGCTCGCCCGGTCCGTGGAGCTCGGCCTCGACGACTGA
- a CDS encoding NAD-dependent succinate-semialdehyde dehydrogenase, protein MSRPASTSNLSPALVAHVPTGLLVDGHWGPAEGGRTFEVEDPATEESLFDVADASPADALRALDAAHRAAPAWRATPPRERGEVLRAVYDRVVARADDVAALITAECGKPLAEARAEVLYGADFLRWYAEQAVRAEGLARTAPAGGNRQLVFRRPVGPALLVTPWNFPIAMATRKIGPALAAGCTVVIKPARLTPLTTALVAEVIRSELADRGLPTGVVNVVPSSRAADVTEPLLADERLRKLSFTGSTAVGRTLLEKAAPQVLRTSMELGGNAPFLVFADADLDAAVEGALVAKLRNAGQSCVAANRFLVHDAVAREFAQRLATAFERLRVGPGAQDGTQVGPLIEAKAVDKVAELVDAASDGGAQVLTGADRPRSTGYFYAPTVLSGVDPDARVVTEEIFGPVAPVVAFGDDDEGLALANATEYGLAAYAYTSSLDRAVRVSEEVEAGMIGINRGLVSDASAPFGGVKQSGLGREGGEAGLEEYLETVYVAL, encoded by the coding sequence ATGTCCCGCCCCGCCTCGACGTCGAACCTCTCCCCCGCGCTCGTCGCGCACGTGCCCACGGGGCTGCTCGTCGACGGCCACTGGGGCCCGGCCGAGGGCGGTCGGACGTTCGAGGTCGAGGACCCGGCCACCGAGGAGTCGCTCTTCGACGTCGCGGACGCGAGCCCCGCGGACGCGCTCCGCGCGCTCGACGCCGCGCACCGCGCCGCCCCGGCGTGGCGCGCCACGCCTCCGCGCGAGCGCGGCGAGGTGCTGCGCGCCGTCTACGACCGGGTCGTCGCTCGGGCCGACGACGTCGCCGCGCTCATCACCGCCGAGTGCGGCAAGCCGCTCGCGGAGGCACGCGCCGAGGTGCTCTACGGCGCCGACTTCCTGCGCTGGTACGCCGAGCAGGCGGTGCGGGCCGAGGGCCTCGCCCGCACGGCCCCGGCCGGGGGCAACCGGCAGCTCGTCTTCCGCCGGCCCGTGGGTCCGGCGCTGCTCGTCACGCCGTGGAACTTCCCGATCGCGATGGCGACGCGCAAGATCGGCCCGGCGCTCGCCGCGGGCTGCACCGTCGTGATCAAGCCTGCCCGGCTCACGCCGCTGACGACGGCGCTCGTCGCCGAGGTCATCCGGTCCGAGCTCGCGGACCGCGGGCTGCCGACCGGCGTCGTCAACGTCGTCCCGTCGTCGCGCGCCGCGGACGTGACCGAGCCGCTCCTCGCCGACGAGCGCCTGCGCAAGCTGTCGTTCACGGGCTCGACGGCCGTCGGCCGCACGCTGCTGGAGAAGGCCGCGCCCCAGGTGCTGCGCACGTCGATGGAGCTCGGCGGCAACGCGCCGTTCCTCGTGTTCGCCGACGCGGACCTCGACGCCGCGGTCGAGGGCGCGCTCGTCGCGAAGCTGCGCAACGCGGGCCAGTCGTGCGTCGCGGCCAACCGCTTCCTCGTGCACGACGCCGTCGCACGCGAGTTCGCCCAGCGGCTCGCCACCGCGTTCGAGCGCCTGCGCGTCGGACCGGGCGCGCAGGACGGCACACAGGTCGGTCCGCTCATCGAGGCGAAGGCCGTCGACAAGGTCGCCGAGCTCGTCGACGCCGCGTCCGACGGCGGCGCCCAGGTCCTCACGGGCGCCGACCGGCCGCGGTCCACGGGGTACTTCTACGCCCCGACCGTCCTGTCCGGGGTCGACCCCGACGCGCGCGTCGTCACCGAGGAGATCTTCGGGCCCGTGGCGCCGGTCGTCGCGTTCGGCGACGACGACGAGGGCCTGGCGCTCGCCAACGCGACGGAGTACGGACTCGCCGCCTACGCGTACACCTCCTCGCTCGACCGCGCCGTGCGCGTCTCCGAGGAGGTCGAGGCCGGGATGATCGGCATCAACCGCGGCCTGGTCTCCGACGCGAGCGCGCCGTTCGGCGGGGTCAAGCAGTCCGGCCTCGGCCGCGAGGGCGGCGAGGCAGGACTCGAGGAGTACCTGGAGACGGTCTACGTCGCGCTCTGA
- a CDS encoding AzlC family ABC transporter permease — MSRPDDVPRPGAEPDAPASLDAEVTDAVEHAVEDEVRAAVRQAVSVSVATGLYGISFGALSVVAGLDVAQTMALSLLMFSGGSQFALIGVVGAGGAPGAAIATAGFLGVRNALYGAQLGPLLALRSWHKVVAAQFTIDESTAVATAQRSRRAVRAGFWWTGVGIFVLWNAMTLVGALAGDALGDPRAWGLDAAAAAAFLALLWPRLAARAMQLTAAAAVLVAVLLIPVAPGGVPVLAAAAVAIVIGQVDARRRHDPSGGSSAPPVDGHLGKESS; from the coding sequence ATGAGCCGGCCCGACGACGTCCCGCGCCCCGGCGCCGAGCCCGACGCCCCGGCGTCGCTCGACGCCGAGGTGACGGACGCCGTCGAGCACGCCGTCGAGGACGAGGTCCGCGCCGCGGTCCGCCAGGCCGTGTCGGTGTCCGTCGCCACGGGTCTGTACGGCATCTCCTTCGGCGCGCTGTCCGTGGTCGCGGGCCTCGACGTCGCGCAGACCATGGCGCTGAGCCTGCTCATGTTCTCGGGCGGGTCGCAGTTCGCGCTCATCGGCGTGGTCGGCGCGGGCGGCGCCCCGGGTGCCGCGATCGCCACCGCGGGCTTCCTCGGGGTCCGCAACGCCCTCTACGGGGCGCAGCTCGGCCCCCTGCTCGCGCTGCGCTCGTGGCACAAGGTGGTCGCGGCGCAGTTCACGATCGACGAGTCGACCGCGGTCGCGACCGCCCAGCGCTCGCGCCGCGCCGTCCGGGCCGGGTTCTGGTGGACCGGGGTCGGGATCTTCGTGCTCTGGAACGCCATGACGCTCGTCGGGGCGCTCGCGGGCGACGCGCTCGGCGACCCGCGCGCGTGGGGCCTCGACGCGGCCGCGGCCGCCGCGTTCCTCGCCCTCCTGTGGCCCCGGCTCGCGGCGCGGGCGATGCAGCTCACCGCGGCGGCGGCCGTCCTCGTCGCGGTCCTGCTGATACCGGTCGCGCCGGGCGGTGTGCCGGTGCTGGCCGCCGCCGCGGTCGCGATCGTCATCGGGCAGGTGGACGCGAGGCGTCGGCACGACCCGTCGGGCGGGTCGTCGGCACCGCCCGTCGACGGGCACCTCGGGAAGGAGTCGTCATGA
- a CDS encoding TetR/AcrR family transcriptional regulator: MARPRLHDDALRDRLLDVASRAISEHGESAVTVRSVATAAGTSPSAVYALFGSRDDLVAAVSAEGFRRFAAHLAAVVRTDDPGADLAALGGAYRAFALADPHFYAVMFARGVRPGAERPRAVEEETFLVLRDAVARLVPDAASAADVALGLWGLVHGLVSLELAGLVPGDDPERAARYGATLATVGPGLVRRTGT, encoded by the coding sequence GTGGCACGACCCCGACTGCACGACGACGCCCTGCGCGACCGCCTCCTCGACGTGGCGTCGCGCGCCATCTCCGAGCACGGCGAGAGCGCGGTGACGGTGCGGTCGGTCGCGACGGCGGCGGGTACGAGCCCGTCGGCGGTGTACGCGCTCTTCGGCAGCCGCGACGACCTCGTCGCTGCCGTGTCCGCCGAGGGCTTCCGGCGCTTCGCCGCCCACCTCGCGGCCGTCGTCCGGACCGACGACCCGGGCGCGGACCTCGCCGCCCTCGGTGGCGCGTACCGCGCCTTCGCGCTCGCGGACCCGCACTTCTACGCGGTGATGTTCGCCCGCGGCGTGCGGCCCGGCGCGGAGCGCCCCCGCGCCGTCGAGGAGGAGACCTTCCTCGTGCTGCGCGACGCCGTCGCGCGCCTCGTCCCCGACGCGGCGTCCGCCGCCGACGTCGCCCTCGGGCTGTGGGGCCTCGTGCACGGACTGGTCTCGCTCGAGCTCGCCGGCCTCGTGCCCGGCGACGACCCGGAGCGCGCCGCGCGCTACGGCGCGACGCTCGCCACCGTCGGCCCAGGCCTGGTCCGGCGCACCGGGACGTAG
- a CDS encoding AzlD domain-containing protein, with product MTPATVWVVVLVASAVCFALKLAGHLVPEHWLADERVARTAALVTAALLAALVAVQTVGDGQALVVDARLPALGVAAVALALRAPFIVVVVLAAATAAGLRALGWG from the coding sequence ATGACGCCAGCGACCGTCTGGGTCGTCGTGCTGGTCGCGTCCGCCGTGTGCTTCGCGCTCAAGCTCGCCGGGCACCTCGTGCCCGAGCACTGGCTCGCCGACGAGCGCGTCGCGCGCACGGCGGCGCTCGTGACCGCCGCGCTCCTCGCCGCGCTCGTCGCGGTGCAGACGGTCGGTGACGGGCAGGCACTGGTCGTGGACGCGCGCCTGCCCGCCCTCGGCGTCGCGGCGGTCGCGCTCGCGCTGCGCGCGCCGTTCATCGTCGTCGTGGTCCTCGCCGCGGCCACGGCCGCGGGGCTGCGTGCCCTCGGCTGGGGATGA
- a CDS encoding ribonuclease J produces MSHPHPELSLPPELPTGGLRIVALGGLGEVGRNMAVLEYDGRLLVIDCGVLFPEDNQPGVDLILPDFDYIADRLDDIEAIVLTHGHEDHIGAVPYLLRLRRDIPLVGSQLTLAFVEAKLKEHRISPVTLAVKEGQVEQLGVFRCEFVAVNHSIPDALAVAVTTGAGTVLHTGDFKMDQLPLDGRITDLRAFARLGEQGVDLFMVDSTNAEVPGFVTPEVEIGPVLDNVFAASEKRIIVASFSSHVHRVQQVLNAAHHHGRRVALVGRSMVRNMTIAAELGYLHVPEGVLIDLKKVDSLRDDEIVLMCTGSQGEPMAALSRMANGDHKVQVGHGDTVILASSLIPGNENAVFRIINGLTRLGARVVHGGNAKVHVSGHASAGELLYCYNVLKPKNVMPVHGEVRHLVANGALAVRTGVPADRVVLAEDGVVVDLVDGKASVVGAVPCGYVYVDGSSVGEITDAELKDRRILGEEGFVSVFAVVDSATGKVLAGPQILARGFAEDDKVFQDIQPEVVKALEDAIAGGATDTHQLQQIMRRVIGRWVSNRLRRRPMIVPVVVEA; encoded by the coding sequence GTGAGCCATCCCCACCCCGAACTCTCCCTGCCTCCCGAGCTCCCCACCGGAGGGCTGCGCATCGTCGCCCTCGGCGGGCTCGGGGAGGTCGGCCGCAACATGGCCGTCCTCGAGTACGACGGGCGCCTGCTCGTCATCGACTGCGGCGTGCTCTTCCCCGAGGACAACCAGCCCGGCGTCGACCTCATCCTCCCGGACTTCGACTACATCGCGGACCGGCTGGACGACATCGAGGCGATCGTCCTCACGCACGGCCACGAGGACCACATCGGCGCCGTCCCGTACCTGCTGCGCCTGCGCCGCGACATCCCGCTCGTCGGGTCGCAGCTCACGCTCGCGTTCGTCGAGGCCAAGCTCAAGGAGCACCGCATCTCGCCCGTGACCCTCGCGGTCAAGGAGGGGCAGGTCGAGCAGCTCGGCGTGTTCCGCTGCGAGTTCGTCGCCGTGAACCACTCGATCCCCGACGCGCTCGCGGTCGCGGTGACGACCGGCGCCGGGACCGTGCTGCACACGGGCGACTTCAAGATGGACCAGCTCCCGCTCGACGGGCGCATCACCGACCTGCGCGCGTTCGCGCGGCTCGGCGAGCAGGGCGTCGACCTGTTCATGGTCGACTCGACCAACGCCGAGGTGCCCGGGTTCGTCACGCCCGAGGTCGAGATCGGACCGGTGCTCGACAACGTCTTCGCCGCGTCGGAGAAGCGCATCATCGTCGCGTCGTTCTCGTCGCACGTGCACCGCGTGCAGCAGGTCCTCAACGCCGCGCACCACCACGGGCGCCGCGTCGCGCTCGTCGGGCGCTCGATGGTCCGCAACATGACGATCGCCGCCGAGCTCGGGTACCTCCACGTGCCCGAGGGCGTGCTCATCGACCTCAAGAAGGTCGACTCCCTGCGCGACGACGAGATCGTGCTCATGTGCACGGGGTCGCAGGGCGAGCCGATGGCCGCCCTGTCGCGCATGGCCAACGGCGACCACAAGGTCCAGGTCGGCCACGGCGACACGGTGATCCTCGCGTCGTCGCTCATCCCGGGCAACGAGAACGCCGTGTTCCGCATCATCAACGGGCTCACGCGCCTCGGCGCGCGCGTCGTGCACGGCGGCAACGCCAAGGTGCACGTGTCCGGCCACGCGAGCGCGGGCGAGCTCCTCTACTGCTACAACGTGCTCAAGCCCAAGAACGTCATGCCGGTGCACGGCGAGGTCCGCCACCTCGTCGCCAACGGGGCGCTCGCGGTCCGCACGGGCGTGCCCGCCGACCGCGTCGTGCTCGCCGAGGACGGCGTCGTCGTCGACCTCGTCGACGGCAAGGCGTCGGTCGTCGGCGCGGTCCCGTGCGGGTACGTGTACGTCGACGGGTCGAGCGTCGGCGAGATCACCGACGCCGAGCTCAAGGACCGGCGCATCCTCGGCGAGGAGGGCTTCGTGTCCGTCTTCGCCGTCGTGGACTCCGCGACGGGCAAGGTGCTCGCCGGGCCCCAGATCCTCGCGCGCGGGTTCGCCGAGGACGACAAGGTGTTCCAGGACATCCAGCCGGAGGTCGTCAAGGCGCTCGAGGACGCGATCGCCGGCGGCGCGACCGACACGCACCAGCTCCAGCAGATCATGCGCCGTGTGATCGGGCGGTGGGTCTCCAACCGCCTGCGGCGCCGCCCGATGATCGTCCCGGTGGTCGTCGAGGCCTGA
- the dapA gene encoding 4-hydroxy-tetrahydrodipicolinate synthase, translating into MVLPATPARPFGAVLTAMVTPMTPDGAVDLAAAARLAKRLVDDGNDGLVLSGTTGESPTTHAPEKQDLVRVVVDAVGDRAAVVAGAGSNDTDHALRMAEQAAEAGADGLLVVSPYYSRPSQEGVYRHVTAIADATDLPVMLYDVPGRTGVRIAPATYARLAAHDRVVASKDATGDVYAAAKLAAATGLAFYSGDDGLLLPFLAHGAAGIVSVSGHAVAGPFAEVVRRFDAGDHAGALDVFLTTTPVIDALNGAGFQAVMAKAAVELLGLTDNRFLRLPNVAATEDDVALVRDALAAAGVLAGATTAAGAAAPTN; encoded by the coding sequence ATGGTCCTTCCCGCCACCCCCGCGCGCCCGTTCGGCGCCGTCCTCACGGCCATGGTCACCCCGATGACGCCCGACGGCGCCGTCGACCTCGCGGCGGCGGCGCGGCTCGCGAAGCGCCTGGTGGACGACGGGAACGACGGCCTGGTGCTGAGCGGCACGACGGGCGAGTCGCCCACGACCCACGCGCCGGAGAAGCAGGACCTCGTGCGCGTCGTCGTCGACGCGGTCGGCGACCGCGCGGCGGTCGTCGCCGGGGCCGGGTCCAATGACACCGACCACGCCCTGCGCATGGCGGAGCAGGCGGCCGAGGCCGGGGCCGACGGGCTCCTCGTCGTCTCCCCCTACTACTCGCGCCCCAGCCAGGAGGGCGTGTACCGGCACGTGACGGCGATCGCCGACGCGACCGACCTCCCCGTCATGCTCTACGACGTCCCCGGACGCACGGGCGTGCGGATCGCGCCCGCGACGTACGCGCGGCTCGCGGCGCACGACCGGGTCGTCGCGAGCAAGGACGCGACGGGCGACGTGTACGCCGCCGCCAAGCTCGCGGCCGCGACCGGGCTCGCGTTCTACAGCGGCGACGACGGCCTGCTGCTCCCGTTCCTCGCGCACGGCGCCGCCGGCATCGTGTCCGTGTCCGGGCACGCGGTCGCCGGGCCGTTCGCGGAGGTCGTGCGCCGCTTCGACGCGGGCGACCACGCGGGCGCGCTCGACGTCTTCCTCACCACCACGCCCGTCATCGACGCGCTCAACGGCGCGGGATTCCAGGCCGTCATGGCCAAGGCCGCCGTCGAGCTGCTCGGCCTCACCGACAACCGGTTCCTGCGCCTGCCGAACGTCGCGGCGACCGAGGACGACGTCGCGCTCGTGCGCGACGCCCTCGCCGCCGCGGGCGTGCTCGCCGGCGCGACCACCGCGGCAGGCGCTGCCGCACCCACGAACTAG
- a CDS encoding MBL fold metallo-hydrolase, giving the protein MHEPTHAEQSDGPSGGPADPGLAAPPGVTTAPRARDLVELVPGLWVATAEIWTTTSTVVTTPDGEALVVDPAVTVAEVDGLAAAVRAHGWRVTAGFATHPHWDHVLWSPALGAAPRWATARTADATRRRRTAILASTEAAAPGHDPALVGALIPLPRGARRVPWPAAAPTDPRTVTVVEHDAHAPGHAALVVRTPDGSVLVAGDMLSDVEVPLVDTDARDPVAVYRGALAALELAARDVDVLVPGHGSPAVGRAEVAERFAADRAYLDALKAALRGGTVPDERRLTGYVAEWHDAQLAALRSR; this is encoded by the coding sequence GTGCACGAGCCCACCCACGCCGAGCAGAGCGACGGACCGAGCGGCGGACCGGCCGACCCGGGCCTCGCCGCGCCGCCCGGGGTGACGACCGCGCCGCGAGCGCGCGACCTCGTCGAGCTGGTCCCCGGGCTCTGGGTCGCGACGGCCGAGATCTGGACGACGACGTCGACCGTCGTCACCACGCCGGACGGCGAGGCGCTGGTGGTCGACCCGGCGGTCACGGTCGCGGAGGTCGACGGACTCGCCGCCGCCGTGCGGGCACACGGCTGGCGCGTGACCGCCGGGTTCGCGACGCACCCGCACTGGGACCACGTGCTGTGGTCGCCCGCGCTCGGCGCCGCGCCCCGCTGGGCGACGGCGCGCACCGCCGACGCGACGCGACGGCGCCGGACCGCGATCCTCGCGTCGACCGAGGCCGCCGCACCCGGCCACGACCCCGCGCTCGTGGGCGCGCTGATCCCGCTCCCCCGCGGCGCACGCCGGGTCCCCTGGCCCGCCGCCGCACCGACCGACCCGAGGACGGTGACCGTCGTCGAGCACGACGCCCACGCGCCGGGCCACGCCGCGCTCGTGGTGCGCACGCCGGACGGGAGCGTGCTCGTGGCGGGCGACATGCTCTCCGACGTCGAGGTACCGCTCGTCGACACCGACGCCCGCGACCCCGTCGCCGTCTACCGCGGCGCGCTCGCCGCGCTCGAGCTCGCCGCGCGCGACGTGGACGTGCTCGTCCCCGGTCACGGGAGCCCCGCCGTCGGACGCGCTGAGGTCGCCGAGCGCTTCGCAGCCGACCGCGCCTACCTCGACGCGCTGAAGGCCGCTCTCCGCGGCGGGACCGTGCCTGACGAGCGCCGGCTCACGGGCTACGTCGCCGAGTGGCACGACGCGCAGCTCGCGGCGCTGCGCTCACGCTGA
- a CDS encoding TIGR00645 family protein — MTSSPASTISPNVPSPSARVTTVGYMIFASRWLQAPLYFGLIVAQVVYVWQFLKELWHLIVGGFTGEHMVEDPKTHEMVQHAFGAEEIMLAVLGLVDVVMISNLLIMVIVGGYETFVSRIRLDGHPDQPEWLSHVNANVLKTKLAMSIIGISSIHLLRTFIDSANYTPSQMMWQTLIHLAFVVSALALAAIDRMSLTAHQRAANAAAAGEGPADPHA, encoded by the coding sequence GTGACCTCGTCGCCCGCGTCGACCATCAGCCCGAACGTCCCCTCCCCCAGCGCCCGCGTCACGACCGTCGGGTACATGATCTTCGCGTCCCGCTGGCTCCAGGCCCCGCTCTACTTCGGCCTCATCGTGGCCCAGGTCGTCTACGTCTGGCAGTTCCTCAAGGAGCTGTGGCACCTCATCGTCGGCGGCTTCACGGGCGAGCACATGGTCGAGGACCCCAAGACGCACGAGATGGTCCAGCACGCGTTCGGCGCGGAGGAGATCATGCTCGCCGTCCTCGGCCTCGTCGACGTCGTCATGATCTCGAACCTGCTCATCATGGTCATCGTCGGCGGCTACGAGACCTTCGTCTCACGCATCCGGCTCGACGGCCACCCCGACCAGCCGGAGTGGCTGAGCCACGTCAACGCGAACGTCCTCAAGACCAAGCTCGCGATGTCGATCATCGGCATCTCCTCGATCCACCTGCTGCGCACGTTCATCGACAGCGCCAACTACACGCCGTCCCAGATGATGTGGCAGACCCTCATCCACCTCGCGTTCGTCGTCTCCGCGCTCGCGCTCGCGGCGATCGACCGCATGTCCCTCACCGCGCACCAGCGCGCGGCCAACGCCGCCGCGGCGGGCGAGGGCCCGGCCGACCCGCACGCATGA